From the genome of Poecilia reticulata strain Guanapo linkage group LG22, Guppy_female_1.0+MT, whole genome shotgun sequence:
TAGATAAGAACCCACAGCAGCACGTCCCCCTAACGGAGTATTCAGAGAACCTGAAGGAGATCAGCAGGTTTCTGACCTCAGCTGGCGTTCCGGCAGACAAAGTCATCTTCATCACTCCTCCTCCGATTCACGAGCCGGCCTGGGAGAAGGAGTGCGTCCTGAAAGGTAACCTCCGGACCTCTGGGTCGTCCTCTTCCTGGTTTCCTGTGTTGACCCCGACTGCTTCCTGTTGTGTCTCCACCAGGATGTCCTCTCAATCGGCACAACTCGGTGGCCGGACAGTACGCTCAGGCCTGCGTTCAGGCGGCTGGTCAGTGTGGGTCGGACGTCCTGGACCTCTGGACGCTCATGCAGAAAGACGGACAAGTGAGTGCAATCTTGGACATGTagtacatttttccacattatctCATTAGAGTCACAAACGGTTAATGGTTTATTGGACTAAAATTAGCTGCAATTGATGATCTAATAGCCTCATATTCTTCTTTTAGTGTTTTAGTTTGGCTGCCACCCAGCAGAAGGCAGCACTGGTCATCCCtaagaggagccagttgatacagaaacaaagatggcgggaCCATACCACAATaaattactgaattatttaaatgttgtccAGGACTTTACCGCCTACCTGTCTGACGGGCTGCACCTCTCCGAGAAGGGAAACCAGTTTGTGGCGCAGCATCTCTGGAGCATACTGGAGAGCCGCGTGGCTCACCTGCCCTTCATTCTGGCTTACTGGGGAGACGTGGACACCAGCAGCCCAGAGAGCAGCCTCCTCTGCTACTCATGAAGAAGAGGACGTCTCGAAAGCTTAAAAACAAGCAGTGGACTTTAGACTTCCCAAagtattagtttgtttttgggAATTACAGCAACTGGAGTCCAAACTCTCCTGTGAAGTATTAGGACTACTGTAGGGATAAGGGGAAAAGGactctgaaatttttagattaatctcagaaattctctagaaaaaacaaaaacatttttgctagaaagaaaaaaaaatcagaaactcagaatctcaaattttctagaaaatggcTTTAAAATCTCCTAGattttaaaagtagaaattttggtagaaaaaaaatcaaattcaagaaaaaaaaaagtacgtttttgagtttgaaaaattgcaaatttgctagcaaaataagaaattaagGATTTCAAATTTCCTaggaaatggttttaaaaattgagttttaaaagttgaaaatttggtagaaaaaaaagtattttttttttaattgagtttgaaaagttgtaagtttgcttaaaaaaaaaaaaaaaaaaaaaaatcaaaaaattgaGGATCTCACATTTCCGAGCTTGAAATTTTGAtagaaaaattcagaaattttctagaaaaaacttggacaattgagaatttatttttcaggcAAGTTTGACttataaaagttttttagaacatttctgagattaaatttaaaaaaacctaaacttttttttaatttcaaacttaGAATTTTCCAAAAGTTCCTgaaaatttctaagattaattaaaaatatttctgaattgtTGGGTGAACATTTCCTTATTTCTTTCTACAATGTTTGTAATACACTTGTAAAAATCAACGTTTAACATGTACATTTTTTCTTACCAAAATCTCAttcatacaaacaaaaacactcaaatgtgtttgagtgtttttgagacaaaaaaaagagacaaaataattaatgcaaaatgttttatttttacacacaataaaatgttgtaCAGCATTACAACAGCAGGTAACTGTGACGAGTCTGCAAACAGATGAATGTGCAGAGCTCTCATTGGCACGAGTTTATAAAACCAAACAGAAGATCTGAGCACAAGCAGCGCTCAGCAGGAAACTCATGAAggaatgagggaaaaaaaggttttatttttactaactTAAAGCAAAAA
Proteins encoded in this window:
- the iah1 gene encoding isoamyl acetate-hydrolyzing esterase 1 homolog: MSKFSTVIWPKVVLFGDSITQFSFQPNGWGAETANKLARKCDVVNRGLSGYNSRWAKMVLPRLISSQNAAENNIAAVTVFFGANDASLEDKNPQQHVPLTEYSENLKEISRFLTSAGVPADKVIFITPPPIHEPAWEKECVLKGCPLNRHNSVAGQYAQACVQAAGQCGSDVLDLWTLMQKDGQDFTAYLSDGLHLSEKGNQFVAQHLWSILESRVAHLPFILAYWGDVDTSSPESSLLCYS